A part of Paenibacillus antri genomic DNA contains:
- a CDS encoding alpha-ketoacid dehydrogenase subunit beta encodes MAVMKYLEAIRSAMHEEMGRDSRVFVLGEDVGKGGVLNATKGMRDVYGPDRVLDTPLAESAIAGVAIGAAMHGMRPIAEMQFADFIFPATNQIISEAAKIRYRSNNDWHCPIVVRAPYGATGGGALYHSQCPESVFFGTPGLKIVAPSTPYDAKGLMLAAIRDPDPVLYFEHKKCYLAVSGEVPEGDYVVPIGKADVKREGEDVTVITYGMTVHFALAAAEQLAAEGVSAHVLDLRTLQPLDKNAILAAAAKTGKVLIVHEDNKSGGVGAEVSAIIAEELLYDLDAPIMRLCGPDVPAVGSSPTTEKFFMLNADKVKEAIRTLASY; translated from the coding sequence ATGGCGGTCATGAAATATCTAGAAGCGATCCGCTCGGCGATGCACGAGGAGATGGGGCGCGATTCGCGCGTGTTCGTCCTCGGCGAAGACGTCGGCAAGGGCGGCGTGTTGAACGCGACGAAGGGGATGCGCGACGTCTACGGCCCCGACCGCGTGCTCGACACGCCGCTCGCGGAATCGGCGATCGCGGGCGTCGCGATCGGCGCGGCGATGCACGGCATGCGGCCGATCGCCGAGATGCAGTTCGCGGACTTCATCTTCCCGGCGACGAACCAGATCATCTCGGAAGCGGCGAAGATCCGCTACCGTTCCAACAACGATTGGCACTGCCCGATCGTCGTGCGCGCGCCGTACGGCGCGACCGGCGGCGGGGCGCTGTACCATTCGCAATGTCCGGAGTCGGTGTTTTTCGGCACGCCGGGCCTCAAGATCGTCGCGCCGTCGACGCCGTACGACGCCAAGGGGCTCATGCTGGCGGCGATTCGCGACCCGGATCCGGTGCTGTACTTCGAGCATAAGAAGTGTTATTTGGCCGTCTCCGGCGAGGTGCCGGAAGGCGACTACGTCGTGCCGATCGGCAAGGCGGACGTGAAGCGCGAAGGCGAAGACGTAACGGTCATTACATACGGCATGACGGTGCACTTCGCCCTGGCCGCGGCGGAGCAGCTGGCCGCCGAGGGCGTCAGCGCGCACGTGCTCGATCTTCGGACGCTGCAGCCGCTCGACAAGAACGCGATTCTCGCGGCGGCGGCGAAGACCGGCAAGGTGTTGATCGTCCATGAAGACAACAAGTCCGGCGGCGTCGGCGCGGAAGTATCCGCGATCATCGCCGAGGAGCTGTTATACGACCTCGACGCGCCGATCATGCGGCTGTGCGGTCCCGACGTGCCGGCGGTCGGCTCCAGTCCGACGACGGAGAAGTTTTTCATGTTAAACGCGGACAAGGTGAAGGAAGCGATCCGTACGTTGGCATCGTATTAA
- the prli42 gene encoding stressosome-associated protein Prli42 — translation MQNRGWIKVVVWAVLISMLLSTILMGVSFVGA, via the coding sequence ATGCAAAATCGCGGTTGGATCAAGGTCGTCGTCTGGGCCGTCTTGATCTCGATGCTGTTGTCGACGATTCTCATGGGAGTCAGCTTCGTCGGCGCCTAG
- a CDS encoding M20/M25/M40 family metallo-hydrolase translates to MVMQQRLIDEFFELVRTDSETKHERVICDSLKRKFAELGLDVFEDDTAAKTGHGAGNLFATWAATEGMEDVAPFLFTGHMDTVAPGNGIKPRIDDDGFIRSDGTTILGSDDKAGLAAMFEAIRVVNESGQPHGRIQFVITSGEESGLVGARAMDKSLLDAKYGFALDSDGKIGEICTAGPTQTKLRITVTGKSAHAGVNPQDGISAITVAAKAISRMPLGRIDHETTANIGRFEGGGETNVVAEQVIITAEARSLVNEKMTAQIAKMRDAFESATKEFGAKYEFVENYLYPAYKFDDDAPVVRVAADAFESLGIPWSTFPSGGGSDANMFNGMGVPTVNLAIGYEHIHTTKEQIRVSDLVGAARMVVAIIEQSVKVKA, encoded by the coding sequence ATGGTGATGCAGCAACGATTGATCGACGAGTTTTTCGAGCTGGTGCGAACCGACAGCGAGACGAAGCACGAGCGCGTCATCTGCGATTCTCTCAAGCGGAAGTTCGCCGAGCTCGGCCTCGACGTATTCGAAGACGATACGGCCGCGAAGACCGGTCACGGCGCGGGCAATCTGTTCGCGACGTGGGCCGCGACCGAAGGCATGGAAGACGTAGCGCCGTTCTTGTTCACGGGCCATATGGACACGGTCGCCCCGGGCAACGGCATCAAGCCGCGCATCGACGACGACGGCTTCATTCGCAGCGACGGCACGACGATTCTCGGCAGCGACGACAAGGCGGGCCTCGCCGCGATGTTCGAAGCGATCCGCGTCGTCAACGAGTCGGGGCAGCCGCACGGGCGCATCCAGTTCGTCATCACGTCCGGCGAGGAGAGCGGTCTCGTCGGCGCGCGCGCGATGGATAAGAGCTTGCTCGACGCGAAGTACGGTTTCGCGCTCGACTCCGACGGCAAGATCGGCGAAATTTGCACCGCGGGGCCAACGCAGACGAAGCTGCGCATTACGGTGACGGGCAAGTCGGCGCATGCCGGCGTCAACCCGCAGGACGGCATCAGCGCGATTACGGTCGCCGCCAAGGCGATCTCGCGCATGCCGCTCGGCCGCATCGACCACGAGACGACGGCCAATATCGGCCGGTTCGAAGGCGGAGGCGAGACGAACGTCGTCGCGGAGCAGGTGATCATCACGGCGGAAGCGCGCAGCCTCGTGAACGAGAAGATGACCGCGCAGATCGCGAAGATGCGGGACGCGTTCGAATCGGCGACGAAGGAGTTCGGGGCGAAGTACGAGTTCGTGGAAAATTACTTATACCCCGCCTACAAATTCGACGACGACGCGCCGGTCGTGCGGGTCGCGGCCGACGCGTTCGAATCGCTCGGCATCCCGTGGAGCACGTTCCCGTCCGGCGGCGGCAGCGACGCCAACATGTTCAACGGCATGGGCGTGCCGACGGTCAACCTCGCGATCGGGTACGAACACATCCATACGACGAAGGAGCAAATCCGCGTATCGGATTTAGTGGGAGCCGCGCGCATGGTCGTCGCGATCATCGAGCAGTCGGTCAAGGTGAAGGCATAA
- a CDS encoding DUF4227 family protein, with product MIVPLRRWIHRLKFILLFLALTYAAYHLFDAVAAWIEPDKYREPGGRAVKAFRQDDPSRMEYDSAWERLREFYWIGE from the coding sequence ATGATCGTTCCGCTAAGGCGATGGATCCATCGCCTGAAATTCATCTTGCTGTTTCTTGCGCTCACCTACGCGGCATACCATCTTTTCGACGCCGTCGCCGCATGGATCGAACCGGATAAGTACCGGGAGCCCGGCGGGCGGGCGGTGAAGGCGTTCCGGCAAGATGATCCGTCCCGAATGGAGTACGACTCCGCGTGGGAGCGGCTGCGCGAGTTTTATTGGATCGGCGAGTGA
- the spoIIM gene encoding stage II sporulation protein M — translation MTGVFRVYTKDLLPLYLFVCILFIMGVVFGALLVNALTLQQKHDVGQYVNTFLSGFGGSTAGLGGTGAAELRTAGAGAVWDAFGAHARWVFFIWILGLSVVGVPLILLLDFLKGVLIGFTVGYLAGQWSWDGIVFAIVSVAPQNLVVVPAIIVCSVAAISFSLLLVRSRLLHRSGTVKQPLASFSLTALLLTGLMLAVSLFEVYVSPGLLQWAAPMLLDAV, via the coding sequence ATGACGGGCGTATTTCGCGTATATACCAAGGATTTGTTGCCGTTGTACTTATTCGTGTGCATCCTGTTCATTATGGGCGTCGTCTTCGGCGCGCTGCTCGTGAACGCGCTCACGCTGCAGCAGAAGCATGACGTCGGCCAATACGTCAATACGTTCTTGTCCGGCTTCGGCGGCTCGACCGCGGGCTTGGGAGGGACCGGGGCGGCGGAGCTCCGGACGGCGGGCGCCGGCGCCGTATGGGACGCGTTCGGGGCGCATGCGCGGTGGGTCTTTTTCATCTGGATCCTAGGGTTATCCGTCGTCGGCGTGCCGCTTATTCTGCTGCTCGATTTCTTGAAGGGCGTTCTGATCGGGTTTACGGTCGGCTACCTCGCGGGACAATGGTCGTGGGACGGCATCGTCTTTGCGATCGTGTCGGTCGCGCCGCAAAACCTGGTCGTCGTGCCGGCGATCATCGTATGCAGCGTCGCGGCCATCTCGTTCAGTCTGCTGCTCGTGCGCAGCCGGCTGCTGCATCGCAGCGGGACGGTGAAGCAGCCGCTCGCGTCCTTCTCGTTGACGGCCCTGCTGCTGACGGGCTTGATGCTCGCGGTATCGCTCTTCGAGGTGTACGTCTCGCCGGGGCTGCTCCAATGGGCGGCGCCGATGCTGCTCGACGCCGTTTGA
- a CDS encoding NUDIX hydrolase: MEKQHLDFTEKTISTKPIFQGKIISLQVDEVALPNGGTATREIVKHPGAVAVIADVGGKLLVVEQYRKPLERLQVEIPAGKLDGGEDPAEAAARELREETGYACERTTLLHSMATSPGFADEVIHIYVAEGLRPGEADPDEDEFLSAFALTPEEASQAIATGRICDAKTLLAVYAWQRYLTTGTWGV; encoded by the coding sequence ATGGAGAAACAGCATTTGGATTTCACGGAAAAGACGATTTCGACGAAGCCAATTTTTCAGGGGAAAATCATCTCGCTGCAGGTGGACGAGGTCGCGCTGCCGAACGGCGGCACGGCGACGAGGGAAATCGTGAAGCATCCGGGGGCGGTGGCGGTCATCGCCGACGTCGGAGGGAAGCTGCTCGTCGTCGAGCAGTACCGCAAGCCGCTCGAGCGGCTCCAAGTCGAAATTCCGGCCGGCAAGCTGGACGGCGGGGAGGACCCGGCCGAGGCGGCCGCGAGGGAGCTGCGGGAGGAGACGGGATACGCCTGCGAACGGACGACGCTGCTCCACTCGATGGCGACGTCCCCCGGCTTCGCGGACGAGGTCATCCATATTTACGTGGCCGAAGGGCTTCGCCCGGGTGAGGCGGATCCGGACGAAGACGAGTTTCTGAGCGCTTTCGCGTTAACGCCGGAGGAAGCGTCTCAAGCGATCGCGACGGGACGGATTTGCGATGCCAAGACGCTGCTGGCCGTCTACGCCTGGCAGCGGTATCTGACGACGGGAACATGGGGAGTCTGA
- a CDS encoding thiamine pyrophosphate-dependent dehydrogenase E1 component subunit alpha, with protein sequence MINEHELKKGQSRHAQAGLSDDDAIQMYALMVKARKYDERATVLQRAGKVAFHVSGIGQECAQVAAAFALRPGTDLFFPYYRDYGFVLSVGMTLRELMLALFFKAEDPNSGGRQMAGHFGHKRLGIFSGSSPVTTQVPHAVGAAYAARLRGEESVSFVTFGEGSSNQGDFHEGCNFAGVHKLPVILMCENNRYAISVPERQQVAGRIVDRAIGYGFPGVRVDGNDPFEVYTAVKQARERGLAGEGPTLIEAMMYRISPHSTSDNDLLYRTKEEVEEHKSKDGIPKMRAYLVEQGLWDDAKEAALLETIDAELREATEYAEQAPYPRPEDTLLYVYGDDHASEGDIG encoded by the coding sequence ATGATCAACGAGCACGAGTTGAAGAAAGGGCAGTCGAGGCACGCGCAGGCGGGCTTAAGCGACGACGATGCGATACAGATGTACGCCTTGATGGTCAAGGCGCGTAAATACGACGAGCGGGCGACGGTGCTGCAGCGCGCCGGCAAGGTGGCGTTCCACGTGTCCGGCATCGGGCAAGAGTGCGCGCAGGTGGCCGCCGCGTTCGCGCTGCGGCCCGGCACGGACTTGTTTTTCCCGTACTACCGGGACTACGGCTTCGTGCTGTCCGTCGGCATGACGCTGCGCGAGCTGATGCTGGCGCTGTTCTTCAAGGCGGAGGATCCGAACAGCGGCGGCCGGCAGATGGCCGGCCACTTCGGGCATAAGCGCCTGGGCATCTTCTCCGGCTCCAGCCCGGTGACGACGCAGGTGCCGCACGCGGTCGGCGCGGCGTACGCCGCGAGACTCCGCGGCGAGGAGAGCGTATCGTTCGTGACGTTCGGGGAAGGCTCGAGCAATCAGGGCGACTTCCACGAGGGCTGCAACTTCGCGGGCGTGCATAAGCTGCCCGTCATTCTGATGTGCGAGAACAACCGGTACGCCATCTCGGTGCCGGAGCGGCAGCAGGTCGCCGGACGCATCGTCGACCGCGCGATCGGCTACGGCTTCCCGGGCGTCCGGGTCGACGGCAACGATCCGTTCGAGGTGTATACGGCCGTGAAGCAGGCGCGCGAGCGGGGCCTCGCGGGCGAAGGCCCGACGCTGATCGAGGCGATGATGTACCGCATCTCGCCGCACTCCACGTCGGACAACGACCTGTTGTACCGGACGAAGGAAGAAGTCGAGGAGCATAAGTCGAAGGACGGCATTCCGAAGATGCGCGCCTACTTGGTCGAGCAAGGCCTGTGGGACGACGCGAAGGAAGCGGCGCTGCTCGAGACGATCGACGCGGAGCTGCGCGAAGCGACGGAATACGCCGAGCAGGCGCCTTACCCGCGTCCGGAGGATACGCTGCTGTATGTGTACGGCGACGATCACGCGAGCGAGGGGGACATCGGCTGA
- a CDS encoding dihydrolipoamide acetyltransferase family protein → MNETKTIDGIPGVAVTVPHLAESLVSATVGKWLVKAGDYVKQYDVICELVTDKVTTEMPSPVEGVVTHLLVAEGVEAAVGEPLCVVAGKDAVAAGAAAGAGAPTAVADAAPARGEAAHAGGASTADGAMRRRYSPAVLALAAEHGIRLDEEPIPGSGHEGRITRKDVLAYVASGGPRAAQAARAAQAQSQSRPAAAAVPFAPAKEADGPVRTTGLHLSEEPRIPAIEVEKGDEREYFIDVTPIRNTIASRMRQSVSEIPHAWTMIEVDVTNLVNLRNKMKEEFLKREGINLTYLAFVLKAVVGAIKDYPIMNSVWAVDKIIVKRDINLTLAVGTEDSVMVPVIKQADRKNIAGLAREIDELARKTRTGKLTPSDMQGGTFTVNNTGSFGSILSQPIINYPQAANLTFESIVKRPVVIKDMIGVRSMANLCLSLDHRILDGVICGRFLQRVKENLESFDESTNLY, encoded by the coding sequence TTGAACGAAACGAAGACGATCGACGGAATTCCAGGCGTCGCCGTTACGGTGCCGCACTTGGCGGAAAGCCTTGTGTCGGCGACGGTCGGCAAGTGGCTGGTGAAGGCCGGCGATTACGTGAAACAATACGACGTCATCTGCGAGCTGGTGACGGATAAAGTGACGACGGAGATGCCGTCGCCTGTGGAGGGCGTCGTGACGCATCTGCTCGTCGCGGAGGGCGTAGAGGCGGCCGTCGGCGAGCCGCTCTGCGTCGTGGCGGGCAAGGACGCCGTCGCCGCCGGAGCGGCTGCTGGCGCAGGCGCGCCGACGGCGGTAGCGGACGCGGCGCCGGCCCGCGGCGAAGCCGCGCACGCGGGCGGCGCTTCAACCGCGGACGGCGCGATGCGCCGCCGTTATTCGCCGGCGGTGCTGGCGCTCGCGGCGGAGCACGGCATTCGGCTCGACGAAGAGCCGATTCCGGGCAGCGGCCACGAAGGCCGCATCACGCGCAAGGACGTGCTCGCCTACGTCGCGAGCGGCGGCCCGCGGGCGGCGCAAGCGGCTCGAGCGGCCCAGGCCCAGAGCCAGAGCCGTCCCGCCGCGGCGGCCGTGCCGTTCGCGCCGGCGAAGGAAGCGGACGGACCGGTCCGGACGACGGGCCTTCATCTGTCGGAGGAGCCGCGCATTCCGGCGATCGAGGTCGAGAAGGGCGACGAACGGGAATACTTCATCGACGTTACGCCGATCCGCAACACGATCGCGAGCCGCATGCGGCAGAGCGTCAGCGAAATTCCGCATGCCTGGACGATGATCGAGGTCGACGTGACGAATCTCGTCAATCTGCGGAACAAGATGAAGGAAGAGTTTCTGAAGCGCGAAGGAATCAATCTGACGTACCTGGCGTTCGTGCTCAAGGCCGTCGTCGGGGCGATCAAGGACTACCCGATCATGAACTCCGTGTGGGCGGTCGATAAAATCATCGTGAAGCGCGACATTAACCTGACGCTTGCGGTGGGCACGGAGGACAGCGTCATGGTTCCCGTCATCAAGCAAGCCGACCGAAAGAACATCGCCGGCCTCGCGCGGGAGATCGACGAGCTCGCCCGAAAGACGAGAACCGGCAAGCTGACCCCGTCCGACATGCAAGGCGGGACGTTCACGGTCAACAATACCGGTTCGTTCGGTTCGATTCTGTCGCAGCCGATCATCAATTATCCGCAAGCCGCGAATTTGACGTTCGAGTCGATCGTCAAGCGCCCCGTCGTCATCAAGGATATGATCGGCGTTCGGTCGATGGCCAACTTGTGCCTGTCGCTCGACCATCGGATTCTCGACGGCGTCATCTGCGGCAGATTTTTGCAGCGGGTGAAGGAAAACCTGGAAAGCTTCGACGAATCGACGAACTTGTACTAG
- the mciZ gene encoding Z-ring formation inhibitor MciZ: MKGYYGSKRLRLVGKGWEVREKLRHIQRQADDPSTTLAAWLRQPPALRPALAPASIRSASAYSPHDSIADSRSYPMA; this comes from the coding sequence ATGAAAGGGTACTACGGAAGCAAGCGGCTGCGACTGGTAGGCAAAGGATGGGAGGTACGGGAGAAGCTTCGTCACATCCAGCGGCAGGCGGACGATCCGTCGACGACGCTGGCGGCATGGCTTCGGCAACCTCCCGCCTTGCGGCCTGCCCTCGCGCCGGCGTCGATCCGTTCCGCCTCCGCCTATTCTCCGCATGATTCGATCGCGGATTCCCGTTCGTATCCGATGGCGTGA
- the ald gene encoding alanine dehydrogenase — protein MIVGVPKEIKNNEFRVALTPAGAGMLAAAGHEVVVEAGAGAGSGFDDEDYEREGARIGRDAGDVWSAAELILKVKEPLPEEYGRFREKQMLFTYLHLAAAGGLADALLESKVSAIAYETIQAPNGSLPLLTPMSEVAGRMSVQIGARYLEAYNGGRGILLGGVPGVPPAEVIVLGGGIVGLNAARMALGLGAQVVIIERSADRMRYIDELFAGRVSTLMSNPYNIASAVQKADLLIGAVLIPGARAPKLVTEEMVTRMKKGAVIVDVAVDQGGSIETIDRVTTHSDPTYVKHGVIHYAVANMPGAVPRTSTLALTNATLPYALQLANKGLRQAALSDVSLLHGVNTFDGRVVHRAVADAIGKPYVPVQDIL, from the coding sequence ATGATCGTGGGGGTACCGAAGGAAATCAAGAACAATGAATTTCGGGTCGCCTTGACGCCGGCCGGCGCCGGCATGCTCGCGGCGGCGGGACACGAGGTCGTCGTCGAGGCGGGGGCCGGCGCGGGCAGCGGCTTCGACGACGAGGATTACGAGCGCGAGGGCGCCCGCATCGGACGCGACGCCGGCGACGTCTGGTCGGCGGCCGAGTTGATCCTGAAGGTGAAGGAGCCGCTGCCGGAGGAGTACGGACGCTTCCGGGAGAAGCAGATGCTGTTTACGTACTTGCACCTCGCGGCGGCGGGCGGCCTCGCCGACGCCTTGCTCGAGAGCAAGGTGTCGGCGATCGCGTACGAGACGATCCAGGCGCCTAACGGCTCGCTGCCGCTGCTCACGCCGATGAGCGAGGTCGCCGGACGCATGTCGGTGCAGATCGGCGCTCGGTATCTCGAAGCGTACAACGGCGGACGGGGCATTCTGCTCGGCGGCGTGCCCGGCGTGCCGCCCGCCGAAGTTATCGTGCTCGGCGGGGGCATCGTCGGCCTGAACGCGGCCCGCATGGCGCTCGGACTCGGCGCCCAGGTCGTCATTATCGAGCGCAGCGCCGACCGGATGCGGTACATCGACGAGCTGTTCGCCGGCAGGGTGTCCACGCTCATGTCGAACCCGTACAATATCGCGAGCGCGGTTCAGAAGGCCGATCTCTTAATCGGCGCGGTGCTCATCCCGGGCGCGCGGGCGCCGAAGCTCGTCACGGAGGAGATGGTGACGCGCATGAAGAAGGGCGCCGTCATCGTCGACGTGGCCGTCGATCAAGGCGGTTCGATCGAGACGATCGACCGGGTGACGACGCACAGCGATCCGACGTACGTGAAGCACGGCGTCATCCATTACGCGGTCGCGAACATGCCGGGCGCGGTGCCGCGCACGTCGACGCTTGCCCTCACGAACGCGACGCTGCCGTACGCGCTGCAGCTCGCGAACAAAGGGCTTCGCCAAGCCGCGCTCAGCGACGTCTCGCTGCTGCACGGCGTCAATACGTTCGACGGGCGCGTCGTGCACCGCGCCGTCGCGGACGCGATCGGCAAGCCGTACGTGCCGGTGCAGGACATCTTGTAA
- the fur gene encoding ferric iron uptake transcriptional regulator translates to MEARIEKIKQQLQSQGYKLTPQREATVRVLLENEEDHLSAEDVFMLVKDKAPEIGLATVYRTLELLSEMHVVEKMNFGDGVARYDLRNDSSHHHHHHLICVQCGAVDEIMEDWLGELEERLEKEFRFAVLDHRLDFQGICHRCRDKGVALPKRG, encoded by the coding sequence GTGGAGGCGCGCATCGAGAAGATTAAACAACAGCTTCAGTCGCAAGGATACAAGCTGACGCCGCAACGAGAAGCGACCGTTCGCGTCCTGCTCGAGAACGAGGAAGATCATCTGAGCGCCGAGGACGTGTTCATGCTCGTCAAGGATAAGGCCCCCGAGATCGGTCTCGCTACCGTGTACCGGACGCTCGAACTGCTTAGCGAGATGCACGTGGTCGAGAAGATGAACTTCGGCGACGGCGTAGCGCGGTACGATCTGCGCAACGACAGCTCGCATCATCACCATCACCATCTGATTTGCGTGCAATGCGGCGCGGTCGACGAGATTATGGAGGATTGGCTGGGCGAATTGGAGGAACGGCTGGAGAAGGAGTTCCGGTTCGCCGTCTTGGATCACCGCCTCGACTTCCAAGGCATCTGCCATCGCTGCCGCGACAAGGGCGTGGCTTTGCCCAAGCGCGGGTAA
- a CDS encoding SDR family oxidoreductase, with translation MVMSLFTKDDKKAEASTGAAANAAPRRRRLEGKAAIVTGAGSGIGRAAAIRMAEEGAKVCLVDLKERNAEAVEHIITAAGGEAIVADTDVSDPARVEAAILSAVDAFGRLDVVFANAGINGTMAPIETLTPEQWSHTLSTNLSGTFYIVKYAIPHLKEDGGSIVVTSSINGNRKFKNFGGAAYSASKAAQVAFAKMAALELAQYRIRVNAICPGAIQTNIGENTQQTDEVQSIEIPIKYPKGSQPLAHRAGRPEQVADLVLFLACDESSHITGTEVYIDGAESLL, from the coding sequence ATGGTTATGTCTTTATTTACGAAGGATGACAAGAAGGCGGAGGCGTCGACCGGCGCGGCCGCGAACGCGGCGCCACGGCGCCGCAGACTCGAAGGGAAGGCGGCGATCGTCACCGGCGCGGGCTCGGGCATCGGGCGTGCCGCGGCGATCCGGATGGCGGAGGAAGGCGCGAAGGTATGCCTCGTCGACTTGAAGGAGCGGAACGCCGAAGCGGTGGAGCACATCATTACGGCGGCCGGCGGCGAAGCGATCGTCGCCGATACGGACGTCTCCGATCCGGCTAGGGTCGAAGCGGCGATTCTTTCGGCGGTCGACGCGTTCGGGCGGCTGGACGTCGTCTTCGCCAACGCGGGCATCAACGGGACGATGGCGCCGATCGAGACGTTGACGCCGGAGCAATGGTCGCATACGCTCTCGACGAATCTGAGCGGGACGTTCTACATCGTGAAATACGCGATCCCGCATTTGAAGGAGGACGGCGGAAGCATCGTCGTCACGAGCTCGATCAACGGCAACCGGAAGTTCAAAAATTTCGGCGGCGCGGCGTACAGCGCGTCGAAGGCGGCGCAGGTCGCTTTCGCCAAGATGGCGGCGCTCGAGCTGGCGCAGTACCGGATTCGCGTCAATGCGATCTGCCCGGGCGCGATTCAGACGAACATCGGCGAAAATACGCAGCAAACCGACGAGGTCCAATCGATCGAAATTCCCATAAAATATCCCAAAGGCAGCCAACCGCTCGCGCATCGGGCCGGAAGGCCCGAGCAGGTCGCCGACCTGGTGTTGTTTCTCGCGTGCGACGAGTCGAGTCACATTACGGGGACCGAAGTGTACATCGACGGCGCCGAGTCGTTGCTGTAA
- a CDS encoding endonuclease Q family protein, protein MNEGLRTVYADLHIHIGRTEAGAPVKISGSRDLTFFNIAREASVRKGIDVTGIIDCQSPAVQDEIERYLEAGEMEELDGGGIRYGNTTVLLGSELEVKDPGCGPAHLLCFLPKLSAMKQFTAWLSTRMKNVSLSSQRVYALARELQTETVALGGLVIPAHIFTPHKSLYGSCCSRMEEVLDPEDVAAVELGLSSNTDMADAIPELRRHAFVTNSDAHSLGKIAREYNAFRLAAPTFEEVAKALRGEDGRAIEANYGLKPQLGKYHRTYCERCDALVELEDGQTEKKCPACGSGRIVRGVFDRIAALAKPDDAAAARAAIQRPPYRNQVPLEFVPGLGPRKREALLERFGTEMNILHRVPEAELVETIGAAPAAVIAAARTGDVAVASGGGGRYGKIK, encoded by the coding sequence GTGAACGAGGGTCTGCGCACCGTATACGCGGATTTGCACATTCATATCGGACGAACGGAGGCGGGCGCGCCCGTGAAGATCAGCGGGTCGCGCGACTTGACGTTCTTCAACATCGCGCGGGAAGCGAGCGTACGCAAGGGGATCGACGTCACCGGCATCATCGACTGCCAGTCGCCCGCCGTGCAGGACGAGATCGAGCGGTATTTGGAAGCCGGGGAGATGGAAGAGCTCGACGGGGGCGGCATTCGCTACGGCAACACGACGGTGCTGCTCGGCAGCGAGCTGGAGGTGAAGGATCCGGGCTGCGGCCCGGCGCATCTGCTATGCTTCCTGCCGAAGCTGTCGGCGATGAAGCAGTTCACGGCGTGGCTGTCGACGCGCATGAAGAACGTCTCCTTGAGCTCCCAGCGCGTCTACGCGCTGGCACGGGAGCTGCAGACGGAGACGGTGGCCTTAGGCGGGCTCGTCATTCCGGCGCATATTTTCACGCCGCACAAGAGCTTGTACGGAAGCTGCTGCAGCCGAATGGAGGAGGTGCTCGATCCCGAGGACGTCGCGGCGGTGGAGCTGGGGCTCAGCTCGAACACGGACATGGCCGACGCGATTCCCGAGCTGCGCAGACACGCCTTCGTCACGAACTCCGACGCGCACTCGCTCGGGAAGATCGCCCGGGAGTATAACGCCTTCCGTCTGGCGGCGCCCACGTTCGAGGAGGTCGCGAAGGCGCTGCGCGGCGAGGACGGCCGCGCCATCGAGGCGAACTACGGGTTGAAGCCGCAGCTGGGCAAATACCATCGCACCTATTGCGAGCGGTGCGACGCGCTCGTCGAGCTGGAGGACGGCCAGACGGAGAAGAAGTGCCCCGCCTGCGGCAGCGGCCGGATCGTGCGCGGCGTCTTCGACCGGATCGCGGCGCTCGCGAAGCCGGACGACGCGGCCGCGGCGCGCGCCGCGATTCAGCGCCCGCCGTATCGGAACCAGGTGCCGCTCGAGTTCGTGCCGGGGCTAGGGCCGAGGAAACGCGAGGCGCTGCTCGAGCGGTTCGGTACCGAGATGAACATCCTCCACCGCGTGCCGGAAGCGGAGCTCGTCGAGACGATCGGCGCCGCGCCGGCCGCCGTCATCGCCGCGGCCCGAACCGGCGACGTCGCGGTCGCGTCCGGCGGCGGCGGACGCTACGGAAAAATCAAGTAA